A genome region from Erigeron canadensis isolate Cc75 chromosome 3, C_canadensis_v1, whole genome shotgun sequence includes the following:
- the LOC122594364 gene encoding uncharacterized protein LOC122594364: MEALWNLEDKWNFSTQKAVIFCACTAFLVVVIVGFCVTMALRKRARNDIEERGAVVESGVPKGVRVKKGLTGSVRWSKASKWDGNLTASRKEQPTPLLARGGGEVGWPSHNALSPVWQRPILMGGKCEFPRFSGLILYDESGKPLDQGHSVVDIQEQSTTGTTLRDLLL, from the exons ATGGAAGCACTTTGGAATTTAGAAGATAAATGGAACTTTTCAACACAGAAAGCTGTCATCTTCTGTGCTTGTACTGCATTTCTTGTTGTGGTGATCGTCGGGTTTTGTGTCACAATGGCCTTGAGGAAGAGGGCTAGAAATGACATTGAAGAACGTGGTGCTGTGGTTGAGTCGGGTGTGCCAAAAGGGGTAAGGGTGAAAAAGGGGTTGACTGGGTCTGTTAGGTGGAGTAAGGCTAGTAAATGGGATGGGAATTTGACTGCAAGTAGGAAAGAACAGCCCACACCCTTGCTTGCTAGAGGTGGCGGTGAGGTGGGGTGGCCAAGTCATAATGCTCTGTCTCCAGTGTGGCAACGGCCTATACTTATGGGTGGGAAGTGCGAGTTTCCGAGGTTTAGTGGGCTCATTCTTTACGATGAAAGTGGAAAACCGCTTGATCAAGGTCACTCTGTTGTTGATATCCAG GAACAGTCTACGACAGGAACTACTTTGCGGGATCTTCTTCTATAG
- the LOC122593808 gene encoding protein FLX-like 1, producing MSARNRGGPPVPMAPVHEPPLFGRNRGPIPMPMPMPMPSHALLEELRESQFVHGHGHRPLPPHPAVIEERLAVQHQDIQGLLIDNQRLAATHVALKQELEAAQHELQQTDHFARNLLIEKDMQMRELYEKSAKMEHDLHGMEGMRAELMQVHADVKELTATRQKLTAQVQAMTQELARANADLQQVPALKSEIGGLRQELQRARAAIEHEKKGHAENYEHGQVMEKNLLSMARELEKLRAEMANAEKRARAAAAAVNPNPGYNPNYGNAEASYAGNSYPTNYGMGTTNQMNPVQPGAEAYPQYGPGPGSWGSYDMQRAQGHR from the exons ATGTCTGCAAGGAACCGTGGCGGACCTCCGGTTCCGATGGCGCCGGTACACGAGCCTCCATTGTTCGGAAGGAACCGAGGTCCGATTCCGATGCCCATGCCGATGCCGATGCCGTCACACGCATTACTCGAAGAACTGAGAGAATCTCAGTTTGTGCACGGTCACGGTCACAGGCCGCTACCGCCTCATCCGGCGGTTATAGAGGAGCGGTTAGCGGTTCAACATCAGGATATTCAGGGACTGTTGATTGATAACCAGCGGTTGGCTGCGACACACGTTGCGCTTAAGCAGGAACTGGAAGCGGCGCAACATGAGCTTCAACAAACGGATCATTTCGCGAGGAATTTGTTGATTGAGAAGGATATGCAGATGAGGGAGTTGTATGAGAAATCGGCTAAAATGGAACATGATCTTCACGGGATGGAAGGGATGCGAGCCGAGCTTATGCAAGTTCATGCTGATGTTAAGGAGTTGACTGCTACTCGTCAGAAACTTACTGCACAGGTTCAGGCTATGACCCAAGAACTTGCTAGAGCAAATGCAGATTTGCAGCAAGTTCCGGCACTTAAGTCAGAAATTGGAGGGCTTAGACAGGAACTGCAACGTGCGAG GGCTGCAATTGAACATGAGAAGAAGGGGCATGCAGAGAATTATGAGCATGGTCAAGTGATGGAAAAGAATTTACTTTCTATGGCTCGTGAGCTGGAAAAGTTGCGTGCTGAGATGGCCAATGCTGAGAAAAGGGCTCGTGCTGCTGCAGCAGCAGTTAATCCAAATCCAG GCTATAACCCAAATTATGGCAATGCTGAAGCTAGCTATGCAGGGAATTCTTATCCTACAAATTATGGCATGGGTACTACGAATCAAATGAATCCA GTACAGCCTGGTGCAGAAGCTTATCCTCAGTATGGACCTGGACCTGGATCTTGGGGCTCATATGACATGCAACGGGCTCAAGGACACAGATAG
- the LOC122594363 gene encoding bidirectional sugar transporter SWEET2 — MAVALVSPQTFEACKQAAGVAGNIFAFGLFISPIPTFQRIIRNRSTEQFSGMPYIYALMNCLICAWYGTPFISSDNILVTTVNSAGAVFQLTYIIIYISCAEKRKKFNMSALLLAVFGVFAVIVIGSLLVTDLEVRHLLIGFLSCATLISMFASPLSVMNLVIQTKSVEFMPFYLSLSTFLMSTAFMLYGIFNFDAFIYVPNGIGTILGIAQLVLYFYYHDKSRLENREPLIESIA; from the exons ATGGCTGTTGCTTTAGTTTCCCCTCAAACATTTGAGGCTTGTAAACAAGCTGCTGGAGTAGCTG GAAACATATTTGCTTTTGGGCTTTTCATTTCGCCCAT ACCTACCTTTCAAAGAATAATCAGAAACCGATCAACAGAGCAGTTCTCTGGAATGCCATACATATATGCCCTCATGAACTGCTTGATCTGTGCTTGGTATGGCACCCCGTTCATATCTTCCGATAATATCTTGGTTACAACAGTCAACTCTGCTGGTGCAGTTTTCCAATTAACGTACATAATTATCTATATCTCGTGTGCTGAGAAACGCAAAAAG TTCAACATGTCTGCATTACTACTGGCAGTGTTTGGCGTATTTGCAGTCATTGTTATCGGGAGTTTGCTTGTAACAGACCTTGAAGTTCGACATTTACTTATCGGGTTTTTGAGTTGTGCTACCCTTATATCGATGTTTGCTTCCCCCTTGTCAGTAATG AATCTAGTGATCCAGACAAAGAGTGTCGAATTCATGCCATTTTACCTCTCCCTCTCCACTTTTTTGATGAGCACCGCGTTTATGTTATATGGAATATTTAATTTCGATGCTTTCATCTAT GTCCCAAATGGTATAGGAACCATTTTGGGAATTGCACAATTGGTTTTGTACTTCTACTACCATGATAAGTCAAGACTAGAAAACAGAGAACCGTTAATAGAGTCAATTGCATGA
- the LOC122592632 gene encoding trifunctional UDP-glucose 4,6-dehydratase/UDP-4-keto-6-deoxy-D-glucose 3,5-epimerase/UDP-4-keto-L-rhamnose-reductase RHM1-like, with product MSTYTPKNILITGAAGFIASHVANRLVRTYPDYKIVVLDKLDYCSNLKNLNPSRSSPNFKFVKGDIGSADLVNYLLITENIDTIMHFAAQTHVDNSFGNSFEFTKNNIYGTHVLLEACKVTRQIRRFIHVSTDEVYGETEEDAVVGNHEASQLLPTNPYSATKAGAEMLVMAYGRSYGLPVITTRGNNVYGTNQFPEKLIPKFILLAMRGEPLPIHGDGSNVRSYLYCEDVAEAFEVVLHKGEVGHVYNIGTKKERRVIDVARDVCKLFNRDPEASIKFVENRPFNDQRYFLDDEKLKGLGWAERTTWEEGLKKTMEWYTSNPEWWGDVSGALLPHPRMLMMPGGTERVVDVPENVQSDSPHAAVNPSQFRKVVSAPKSNGSANKPSFKFLIYGKTGWIGGLLGQICEKQGIQYEYGKGRMEDRAQIVADIQKIKPTHVFNAAGVTGRPNVDWCESHRAETIRTNVAGTLTLADVCRESGILMINFATGCIFEYDDAHPEGSGIGFKEEDTPNFTGSFYSKTKAMVEELLKEFDNVCTLRVRMPISSDLNNPRNFVTKISRYDKVVNIPNSMTILDELLPISIEMAKRNLKGIWNFTNPGVVSHNEVLELYKEYINPEFKWKNFTLEEQARVIVAPRSNNELDTSKLKKEFPELLSIKESLIKYVFAPNKKV from the exons ATGAGTACATATACACCAAAGAACATTCTCATTACCGGGGCGGCTGGTTTTATTGCCTCTCATGTCGCTAACCGGCTTGTTAGAACCTATCCGGATTACAAGATTGTCGTGCTCGACAAACTAGATTACTGCTCAAATCTTAAGAACTTAAACCCCTCTAGATCATCACCTAATTTTAAGTTTGTTAAGGGGGATATTGGTAGTGCTGATCTGGTGAATTACCTTTTGATCACCGAAAATATTGATACTATAATGCATTTTGCTGCTCAAACCCATGTTGATAACTCATTCGGAAACAGTTTTGAATTTACCAAGAACAACATTTATGGTACCCATGTGCTTCTTGAGGCGTGCAAAGTCACACGTCAAATCAGACGGTTCATCCATGTCAGTACGGATGAGGTTTATGGTGAAACCGAAGAGGATGCAGTTGTGGGTAACCATGAAGCTTCACAGCTTCTTCCCACGAATCCTTATTCTGCCACGAAAGCTGGTGCAGAAATGCTTGTTATGGCTTATGGCAGGTCTTACGGGTTGCCTGTGATTACCACAAGAGGAAACAACGTTTATGGCACAAATCAGTTTCCTGAAAAACTGATCCCGAAGTTCATTCTATTAGCAATGAGAGGTGAACCACTTCCGATTCATGGTGATGGTTCTAATGTAAGGAGTTATCTTTACTGTGAAGATGTTGCGGAGGCTTTTGAAGTTGTTCTTCATAAAGGAGAGGTGGGTCATGTTTATAACATAGGAACTAAAAAGGAAAGGCGTGTTATTGATGTTGCTAGAGAtgtttgtaaacttttcaacaggGATCCTGAAGCAAGCATTAAGTTTGTGGAGAACAGACCATTTAACGATCAAAGGTACTTCTTGGATGATGAGAAACTTAAGGGTTTGGGTTGGGCCGAAAGGACTACATGGGAAGAGGGTCTGAAAAAGACCATGGAATGGTACACAAGCAATCCCGAATGGTGGGGAGATGTCTCTGGTGCACTTCTTCCTCATCCAAGAATGCTGATGATGCCAGGTGGCACCGAGAGAGTTGTTGATGTACCTGAAAACGTTCAATCTGATTCACCTCATGCCGCGGTTAATCCTTCTCAGTTTCGAAAGGTGGTTTCTGCTCCAAAAAGTAACGGTTCTGCTAATAAGCCATCTTTTAAGTTCCTTATCTATGGTAAAACTGGGTGGATAGGTGGTTTACTTGGGCAAATATGTGAAAAACAAGGAATTCAATACGAGTATGGGAAGGGTCGTATGGAGGATCGGGCCCAAATTGTTGCTGATATTCAGAAGATCAAACCAACCCATGTTTTCAATGCTGCTGGTGTCACGGGTCGACCCAATGTTGATTGGTGTGAATCTCACAGGGCTGAAACAATCCGTACCAATGTTGCTGGCACCCTAACTTTAGCAGATGTTTGCAGAGAATCTGGGATCCTGATGATTAACTTTGCTACTGGATGTATATTTGAATATGATGATGCACATCCAGAAGGTTCAGGCATTGGTTTCAAGGAAGAAGACACACCCAATTTCACCGGTTCTTTCTATTCTAAAACCAAGGCTATG GTTGAGGAGCTATTGAAAGAATTTGACAATGTGTGCACACTTAGAGTCCGAATGCCAATCTCATCTGATCTCAACAACCCGCGCAACTTTGTCACCAAAATATCTCGCTATGATAAGGTggtcaacattcccaactcaatGACCATTCTGGACGAGCTTCTGCCTATTTCTATTGAAATGGCTAAGAGAAACCTCAAGGGAATATGGAACTTTACAAACCCGGGGGTGGTCAGTCATAACGAGGTCTTGGAGCTATATAAAGAATACATAAACCCCGAATTCAAATGGAAAAACTTCACGCTTGAAGAACAAGCACGAGTGATTGTCGCCCCACGAAGCAATAACGAGTTGGACACATCCAAGTTGAAGAAAGAGTTCCCCGAGTTGCTATCAATAAAGGAATCGTTAATCAAATACGTATTTGCTCCcaataaaaaagtttga